In Colletotrichum higginsianum IMI 349063 chromosome 3, whole genome shotgun sequence, a genomic segment contains:
- a CDS encoding Inorganic pyrophosphatase, whose protein sequence is MDSSVDQSAHAQMQIELDYIPFSDIDDQELCGLHHELAAPQPERPSFTTLINAQPVQTFVPDQLHEQTQAGKMHQAARQVKWPPRTRAATRNSLRGGIEKSTAKNRKGKVADWKLSVELDRLLVGDDTSAASAPHSRVLYCIQHPLRAVLHGIPGLTYDTELDSVSFRKHRRVLFGIERLTEEGGRGAAKEWLEGFLLLIFETMGKVMDNYPMCKDLDDVPNMFVTMAREMERVISNLPYSPTLRARRAMERRLCHSHDLRKLTEWTLEARQRFLESGPKVMPGFGVFGQITAQKGTELEEQLWAAIDTRNTGSSTTRL, encoded by the coding sequence ATGGATTCTTCTGTCGATCAGTCGGCACACGCCCAGATGCAAATTGAACTTGACTACATCCCCTTTAGCGACATCGACGACCAAGAGTTGTGTGGCTTACACCACGAACTCGCCGCACCTCAGCCAGAGCGGCCGAGTTTCACCACCCTCATCAACGCGCAACCCGTCCAAACATTTGTTCCGGATCAGCTCCACGAGCAAACGCAAGCGGGAAAGATGCATCAAGCCGCCCGCCAAGTCAAATGGCCTCCTCGCACCCGCGCGGCAACTCGGAATTCGCTACGAGGTGGCATAGAAAAGAGTACGGCCAAGAATCGAAAGGGCAAAGTCGCCGACTGGAAGCTCTCGGTCGAGCTGGATcgtcttctcgtcggcgacgacacaTCCGCTGCCTCGGCACCCCATTCCCGCGTCCTCTACTGCATACAGCACCCCTTGCGAGCGGTACTTCACGGAATTCCAGGCCTCACATATGACACCGAGCTCGACAGTGTCTCCTTTCGGAAGCATAGGCGCGTTCTGTTCGGCATCGAGAGACTCACGGAGGAAGGCGGACGgggcgccgccaaggagtGGCTCGAGGGCTTCCTCCTGCTCATTTTCGAGACCATGGGCAAGGTCATGGACAACTATCCCATGTGCAAAGACTTGGACGATGTCCCCAACATGTTTGTGACTATGGCCcgggagatggagagagtCATCAGCAACCTTCCGTACAGCCCTACCTTAAGGGCTCGGCGTGCCATGGAGAGACGGCTTTGCCACAGCCATGACTTGCGAAAGCTGACGGAGTGGACCCTGGAAGCTCGTCAACGCTTCCTCGAGTCGGGACCCAAGGTCATGCCTGGCTTCGGCGTTTTTGGGCAGATCACGGCGCAGAAGGGAACCGAGTTGGAGGAGCAACTATGGGCGGCTATCGACACTCGTAACACCGGCTCATCGACCACGAGACTTTAA